A genomic stretch from Bradyrhizobium sp. 195 includes:
- a CDS encoding thermonuclease family protein, whose product MTEREETSSRPTTLELSFTRNATSPGHVTRPLHLIVAFLIATANTALAAPCQFESQGEGRVAAIVDARSVRLDDGREIRLAGIEPTATTKQALAALLAGRDVTLRGTDDTPDRYGRQGALVFISESDTSVQAMLLSQGDAMVSAEITDKDCAAALMASEAAARRQKKGSWADPSAIKNAESPDDILAGIGRFMVVEGKVLSVRQAGAMTYLNFGRNWTRGFAATISKRTLPAFENAGITLKSLESKRIRVRGWVEGNTGPRIDVRLLGQVELLGANEPTGVRP is encoded by the coding sequence ATGACGGAGCGTGAGGAAACCTCTTCGCGACCCACTACGCTTGAGTTAAGCTTCACTCGCAACGCAACCTCTCCGGGTCACGTGACGCGACCGCTTCATCTCATCGTCGCATTCTTGATTGCCACGGCTAACACCGCGCTCGCGGCGCCGTGCCAGTTCGAGTCCCAAGGCGAAGGCCGCGTCGCGGCCATCGTCGATGCGCGCAGCGTCCGCCTCGATGACGGCCGCGAGATCCGTCTCGCCGGCATAGAACCAACCGCGACCACGAAGCAGGCGCTGGCAGCGCTGCTCGCCGGCCGTGACGTGACACTCCGCGGCACCGACGACACGCCCGACCGCTACGGCCGCCAGGGCGCGCTGGTCTTCATCAGCGAAAGCGACACCTCGGTGCAGGCCATGCTACTCTCCCAGGGCGACGCTATGGTCTCCGCCGAGATCACGGACAAGGACTGCGCGGCCGCCCTGATGGCGTCGGAGGCCGCAGCACGGCGCCAAAAAAAGGGCAGCTGGGCTGACCCGTCGGCCATAAAAAACGCGGAAAGTCCGGACGATATTTTGGCGGGGATCGGGCGGTTTATGGTGGTCGAGGGCAAAGTCCTGTCCGTCCGGCAAGCTGGGGCAATGACCTACCTCAACTTCGGACGGAACTGGACACGCGGCTTTGCCGCGACTATTTCAAAGCGCACGCTACCGGCGTTTGAAAACGCTGGCATCACACTTAAGTCCTTGGAAAGTAAACGTATTCGAGTCCGGGGCTGGGTCGAGGGGAATACGGGGCCGCGGATCGATGTGCGTCTCTTGGGACAGGTTGAATTGCTGGGCGCAAACGAGCCTACTGGGGTAAGGCCTTAA
- a CDS encoding M48 family metalloprotease, which produces MLERHVRNERRRLRAAPAALCLVLGTALAGCGDMNRFQTAATPATVAMPKPKPAVAQTPATEKEHERILASYGGTYDDPRLESLVSKTVDRLVAASDRPDQGYKVTILNSGAVNAFALPNGQLYVTRGLLALASDTSELSSVLSHEMAHVLSKHAAMREDQARQAAIVTRVVTDMSNDPDLTALALAKTKLTMASFSRKQEFEADGIGVGISAKAHFDPYGAARFLSAMERNAELKAGKNSLDPRAQDFTSSHPATPERVQNAQTIARQYTAPEGAERDRETYLAAIDNLVYGEDPSEGFVRGRRFLHPKLGFTFQAPDNFTLDNTAQAVIGVREGGAQAMRFDVVRVPAEQSLGDYLNSGWMEGVEKASTEDITINGFPAASATAKGDQWQFKVYALRFGSDVYRFIFATRQKSTESERNARETVNSFRRLTLDEIQAARPLRIKVITVQPGDTVESLSHRMAGVDHPAERFRVLNGLDRTAQVKVRDRVKIVAD; this is translated from the coding sequence GTGCTAGAACGGCACGTACGGAACGAACGCCGCCGCCTGCGGGCGGCGCCGGCCGCGCTATGCCTCGTGCTGGGTACGGCGCTTGCGGGCTGCGGCGACATGAACCGGTTCCAGACCGCGGCTACCCCAGCCACGGTCGCGATGCCGAAGCCGAAGCCGGCCGTCGCCCAGACCCCCGCCACCGAGAAGGAGCACGAGCGCATCCTGGCGAGCTATGGCGGCACCTATGATGACCCCAGGCTCGAATCACTCGTCAGCAAGACCGTCGATCGCCTTGTCGCCGCCTCCGACCGTCCCGACCAGGGCTACAAGGTCACCATCCTCAATTCCGGCGCGGTGAACGCCTTCGCGCTGCCGAACGGCCAGCTCTATGTCACGCGGGGTCTGCTTGCGCTTGCGAGCGATACGTCGGAATTGTCCTCCGTGCTCAGCCACGAGATGGCGCACGTGCTGTCCAAGCACGCCGCGATGCGCGAGGACCAGGCGCGCCAGGCCGCGATCGTCACCCGCGTCGTCACCGACATGAGCAACGATCCCGATCTCACCGCGCTGGCGCTCGCCAAGACCAAGCTCACCATGGCGAGCTTTTCGCGCAAGCAGGAGTTCGAAGCCGACGGCATCGGCGTCGGAATTTCCGCCAAGGCGCATTTCGACCCGTATGGTGCGGCACGGTTCCTGTCGGCGATGGAGCGCAATGCCGAGCTGAAGGCCGGCAAGAACTCGCTCGATCCGCGCGCACAGGATTTCACCTCGTCGCATCCGGCGACGCCGGAGCGCGTGCAGAACGCGCAGACCATTGCGCGGCAATATACGGCCCCGGAGGGCGCCGAGCGCGACCGCGAGACCTATCTCGCCGCGATCGACAACCTCGTCTACGGCGAAGACCCCAGTGAAGGTTTCGTGCGCGGCCGCCGATTCCTGCATCCGAAGCTCGGCTTCACCTTCCAGGCGCCGGACAATTTCACGCTCGACAACACCGCCCAGGCCGTGATCGGCGTGCGCGAGGGCGGCGCGCAGGCGATGCGTTTCGACGTGGTGCGCGTGCCGGCCGAGCAGTCGCTCGGCGACTACCTCAATTCCGGCTGGATGGAGGGCGTCGAGAAGGCGTCGACCGAGGACATCACCATCAATGGCTTCCCGGCCGCGTCCGCCACCGCCAAGGGCGACCAGTGGCAGTTCAAGGTCTATGCGCTGCGCTTCGGCAGCGATGTCTATCGCTTCATCTTCGCGACACGGCAGAAGTCGACCGAGAGCGAGCGCAACGCGCGCGAGACCGTCAATTCATTCCGCCGCCTGACGCTCGACGAGATCCAGGCCGCGCGTCCGCTGCGCATCAAGGTCATCACCGTGCAGCCCGGTGACACCGTGGAGTCGCTGTCCCACCGCATGGCCGGCGTCGATCACCCCGCCGAGCGCTTTCGCGTGCTGAACGGCCTCGATCGCACCGCGCAGGTGAAGGTGCGTGACCGCGTGAAGATCGTGGCGGATTGA
- a CDS encoding MFS transporter encodes MATAQTPAMADLHTGEHGHDQASPGEIAIGVIIGRTSEFFDFFVFAIASVIVFPRLVFPFASELTGTLYSFMIFALAFMARPIGTVIFMTVDRAYGKTAKLISALFLLGTATVALAFLPGYHDIGVAAIWLLALARIAQGLAWGGAWDGMASLLALNAPPSKRGWYAMVPQLGAPLGLIVASALFAYFAGNLSADDFFDWGWRYPFFVAFAINVVALFARLRMVTTEEYASLFETRELQPARISDTVAREGQNIMLGAFAPLASFALFHMVTVFPLSWVFLFTRESPVRFLIIEIVAAVFGVGAIVMSGIIADRVGRKSLLMGSAIAIAIYSGFAPQLLDAGAFGETIYMVIGFILLGLSFGQSSGAIASNFKQAYRYTASALTSDMAWLFGAGFAPLVALLLATNLGVIASGAYLLSGAFWTLLALWLSGQREKGDMDAGG; translated from the coding sequence ATGGCGACGGCACAGACCCCCGCAATGGCAGACCTCCACACGGGCGAGCACGGCCACGACCAGGCCAGTCCCGGCGAGATCGCCATCGGCGTCATCATCGGCCGCACCTCGGAATTCTTCGACTTCTTCGTCTTCGCGATCGCCTCGGTGATCGTGTTCCCGCGCCTGGTGTTCCCGTTCGCGAGCGAGCTGACCGGCACGCTCTATTCCTTCATGATCTTCGCGCTGGCCTTCATGGCCCGACCGATCGGCACCGTCATTTTCATGACGGTCGACCGTGCCTACGGCAAGACGGCCAAGCTGATCTCGGCGCTGTTTTTGCTCGGCACTGCCACCGTCGCGCTGGCGTTCCTGCCCGGCTATCACGACATCGGCGTTGCGGCGATCTGGCTGCTGGCGCTCGCGCGCATTGCGCAGGGTCTGGCCTGGGGCGGCGCATGGGACGGCATGGCTTCGCTGCTGGCGCTGAACGCACCGCCCTCCAAGCGCGGCTGGTATGCGATGGTGCCGCAGCTCGGCGCGCCGCTCGGTCTGATCGTGGCGAGCGCGCTGTTCGCCTATTTCGCGGGTAACCTCTCGGCCGACGATTTCTTCGACTGGGGCTGGCGCTATCCGTTCTTCGTCGCCTTTGCCATCAACGTCGTGGCGCTGTTCGCGCGCCTGCGCATGGTGACGACCGAGGAATATGCCTCGCTATTCGAGACCCGCGAATTGCAGCCCGCGCGCATCTCCGACACCGTCGCGCGCGAAGGCCAGAACATCATGCTCGGGGCGTTTGCGCCGCTCGCGAGCTTTGCGCTGTTCCACATGGTCACGGTGTTCCCGCTGTCCTGGGTGTTCCTGTTCACCCGCGAAAGCCCGGTGCGCTTCCTGATCATCGAGATCGTCGCCGCCGTGTTCGGTGTCGGCGCGATCGTGATGTCGGGCATCATCGCCGACCGCGTCGGGCGCAAATCGCTGCTGATGGGATCGGCGATCGCGATCGCGATCTATAGCGGCTTTGCCCCGCAGCTGCTCGACGCCGGCGCGTTCGGCGAGACCATCTACATGGTGATCGGCTTCATCCTGCTCGGCCTGTCCTTCGGCCAGTCCTCCGGTGCCATCGCCTCGAACTTCAAGCAGGCGTACCGCTACACCGCTTCGGCGCTGACCTCGGACATGGCCTGGTTGTTCGGCGCCGGCTTCGCTCCGCTGGTGGCGTTGCTGCTCGCCACCAATCTCGGCGTCATCGCCTCGGGTGCGTATCTCTTGTCCGGCGCGTTCTGGACCCTGCTCGCCCTCTGGCTCAGCGGCCAGCGCGAGAAGGGCGACATGGACGCGGGCGGTTAG
- the cyoA gene encoding ubiquinol oxidase subunit II, translated as MSRLKILALLPLAAALSGCDYVVLAPAGDIAAQQRDLVIISTVLMLLIVVPVMALTVLFAWRYRQSNTDARYEPDWDHSTKLELVIWSAPLLIIVCLGALTWMGTHLLDPYRTLGRIHADRAVDQSKAPLEVDVVALDWKWLFIYPDYGIATVNELAAPVDRPIKFRITASSVMNSFYIPALAGQIYAMPGMETKLHAVVNHAGTYKGFSANYSGAGFSGMHFNFQGLDDKGFDAWIASAKSAGGSLGRAEYLQLEKPSQNEPVRRWGTVDADLYRLILNMCVETGKMCQSEMMAIDAKGGAGHQGLNNTLPLAYDKYARRGTAFGPEPSFVAGTCTPDAPQGRTTASIPAPTDTAPLLGAGLKRPSFTPLKSSSFFLGQRPKSDS; from the coding sequence GTGTCTCGTCTCAAGATCCTGGCGCTACTACCTCTGGCTGCCGCGCTCAGCGGCTGCGACTACGTCGTGCTGGCGCCAGCCGGCGATATCGCTGCCCAGCAGCGCGACCTCGTCATCATCTCCACCGTCCTGATGCTCCTGATCGTCGTCCCCGTGATGGCGCTGACGGTGCTGTTCGCCTGGCGCTATCGCCAGTCCAACACGGACGCCCGCTACGAGCCGGATTGGGACCACTCGACCAAGCTCGAGTTGGTGATCTGGTCGGCGCCGCTTCTGATCATCGTTTGCCTGGGCGCTCTGACCTGGATGGGCACGCATCTGCTCGACCCCTACCGCACGCTGGGCCGCATCCATGCAGACCGCGCCGTGGACCAGTCCAAGGCCCCGCTCGAGGTCGACGTCGTCGCGCTCGACTGGAAGTGGCTCTTTATCTATCCGGACTACGGCATCGCCACCGTCAACGAGCTCGCAGCTCCGGTCGATCGTCCGATCAAATTCCGCATCACGGCGTCCTCGGTGATGAATTCGTTCTACATCCCCGCGCTCGCCGGCCAGATCTACGCGATGCCGGGCATGGAGACCAAGCTCCACGCCGTCGTCAACCACGCCGGCACCTACAAGGGCTTCTCCGCGAACTACAGCGGCGCCGGCTTCTCCGGCATGCACTTCAACTTCCAGGGCCTCGACGACAAGGGCTTTGACGCCTGGATCGCCAGCGCCAAGTCCGCCGGCGGCTCGCTCGGCCGCGCCGAATATCTCCAGCTCGAAAAACCCAGCCAGAACGAGCCGGTGCGCCGCTGGGGCACCGTCGATGCCGATCTCTACCGCCTGATCCTCAACATGTGCGTCGAGACCGGCAAGATGTGCCAGAGCGAAATGATGGCGATCGACGCCAAGGGCGGTGCCGGTCACCAGGGCCTGAACAACACGCTGCCGCTGGCCTACGACAAGTACGCCCGCCGCGGCACCGCATTTGGGCCGGAGCCGAGCTTCGTCGCCGGCACCTGCACGCCGGATGCGCCGCAGGGCAGAACCACCGCGTCCATCCCGGCACCCACCGACACCGCGCCGCTGCTCGGCGCAGGCCTGAAGCGGCCGTCGTTCACGCCGCTGAAGTCCTCGTCCTTCTTCCTCGGACAACGTCCCAAGTCAGACTCCTGA
- the cyoB gene encoding cytochrome o ubiquinol oxidase subunit I, with amino-acid sequence MSPDFLKLIFGRLGFESLPLHEPIVVGTFAVVALGGAALLGGLTYFRLWGYLWREWFTTVDHKRIGIMYMILGIVMLLRGFADALMMRGQQMLAFGGSEGYLNAHHYDQVFTAHGVIMIFFVAMPLVTGLMNYVVPLQIGARDVSFPFLNNFSFWMTVGGAVLVMASLFIGEFARTGWLAYPPLSNIGYSPDVGVDYYIWALQVAGVGTTLSGINLICTIVKLRCPGMTMMKMPVFTWTSLCTNVLIVASFPVLTVVLALLSLDRYVGTNFFTNDFGGSPMMYVNLIWIWGHPEVYILVLPAFGIFSEVTSTFSGKRLFGYTSMVYATVVITILSYLVWLHHFFTMGSGASVNSFFGITTMIISIPTGAKMFNWLFTMYRGRIRYELPMMWTIAFMLTFVIGGMTGVLLAVPPADFVLHNSLFLIAHFHNVIIGGVVFGAFAGISYWFPKAFGFKLDPFWGKLSFWFWVTGFYLAFMPLYVLGLMGVTRRLRVFDDPSLQIWFVIAAIGAGLVLLGIMCMLMQFAVSFLRREQLKDVTGDPWDARTLEWATSSPPPDYNFAFTPVVHDNDAWWDMKRRGYQRPLTGFRPIHMPSSTGTGIILAGLATGMGFGLIWYIWWLAAVSFAAMLVVGIGHTFNYHRDFDIPAEDVIRAEDARTKLLAGAK; translated from the coding sequence ATGTCTCCTGATTTTCTCAAGCTCATCTTCGGCCGGCTCGGCTTCGAATCGCTGCCGCTGCACGAGCCGATCGTCGTCGGCACATTCGCGGTGGTCGCGCTCGGCGGCGCCGCACTGCTCGGCGGTCTCACCTATTTCCGTCTCTGGGGCTATCTCTGGCGCGAGTGGTTCACCACCGTCGACCACAAGCGCATCGGCATCATGTACATGATCCTCGGCATCGTGATGCTGCTGCGCGGTTTTGCCGACGCGCTGATGATGCGCGGCCAGCAGATGCTCGCGTTTGGCGGCTCCGAAGGCTATCTCAACGCCCACCACTACGATCAGGTCTTCACCGCCCACGGCGTGATCATGATCTTCTTCGTGGCGATGCCGCTGGTTACCGGCCTGATGAACTATGTCGTGCCGCTGCAGATCGGCGCGCGCGACGTCTCGTTTCCGTTCCTGAACAATTTCAGCTTCTGGATGACGGTCGGCGGCGCGGTGCTGGTGATGGCTTCGCTGTTCATCGGCGAATTCGCCCGCACCGGCTGGCTGGCTTATCCGCCGCTGTCGAACATCGGCTACAGTCCCGATGTCGGCGTCGACTATTACATCTGGGCGCTGCAGGTCGCCGGCGTCGGCACGACACTATCCGGCATCAACCTGATCTGCACCATCGTCAAGCTGCGCTGCCCGGGCATGACCATGATGAAGATGCCGGTCTTCACCTGGACCTCGCTCTGCACCAACGTCCTGATCGTCGCATCCTTCCCCGTCCTGACCGTCGTGCTCGCACTGCTGTCGCTCGACCGCTACGTCGGCACCAACTTCTTCACGAACGATTTCGGCGGCAGCCCGATGATGTACGTGAACCTGATCTGGATCTGGGGTCATCCTGAAGTCTACATCCTGGTTCTCCCGGCGTTCGGCATCTTCTCTGAGGTGACCTCGACCTTCTCAGGCAAGCGGCTGTTCGGCTACACCTCGATGGTCTACGCCACTGTCGTCATCACCATCCTGTCGTACCTGGTCTGGCTGCACCACTTCTTCACGATGGGCTCGGGCGCCAGCGTCAACTCGTTCTTCGGCATCACCACGATGATCATCTCGATCCCGACGGGCGCGAAGATGTTCAACTGGCTGTTCACGATGTATCGCGGCCGCATCCGCTACGAGCTGCCGATGATGTGGACGATCGCCTTCATGCTGACCTTCGTGATCGGCGGCATGACCGGCGTGCTGCTGGCGGTGCCGCCGGCCGACTTCGTGCTGCACAACAGCCTGTTCCTGATCGCGCATTTCCACAACGTGATCATCGGCGGCGTGGTGTTCGGCGCCTTCGCCGGCATCTCCTACTGGTTCCCGAAAGCGTTCGGCTTCAAGCTCGATCCGTTCTGGGGCAAGCTGTCGTTCTGGTTCTGGGTCACCGGCTTCTACCTCGCCTTCATGCCGCTCTACGTGCTCGGCCTGATGGGCGTGACCCGCCGCCTGCGCGTGTTCGACGATCCGTCCCTGCAGATCTGGTTCGTCATCGCCGCGATCGGCGCCGGCCTCGTGCTCCTCGGCATCATGTGCATGCTGATGCAGTTCGCGGTCAGCTTCCTCAGGCGCGAGCAGCTCAAGGACGTCACCGGCGATCCCTGGGACGCACGCACGCTGGAATGGGCGACCTCCTCGCCCCCGCCGGACTACAACTTCGCCTTCACCCCCGTCGTTCACGACAATGACGCGTGGTGGGACATGAAGCGGCGCGGCTACCAGCGTCCGCTCACCGGGTTCAGGCCGATCCACATGCCCAGCAGCACCGGCACCGGCATCATCCTTGCCGGCCTCGCCACCGGGATGGGTTTTGGCCTGATCTGGTACATCTGGTGGCTGGCCGCCGTGAGCTTCGCCGCGATGCTCGTCGTCGGCATCGGCCACACCTTCAACTATCACCGCGACTTCGACATTCCGGCTGAAGACGTCATCCGGGCCGAGGACGCGCGTACCAAACTGCTCGCCGGAGCCAAGTAA
- the cyoC gene encoding cytochrome o ubiquinol oxidase subunit III, with amino-acid sequence MTVAVNPSQTGEPVFYVAEEHPHPEGWSTSLGFWIYLMSDCLIFAILFATFGVLGGNYAAGPAPKDLFDLNLVAVNTSMLLLSSITYGFAMLTMQQNKVAQTQIWLAITGLFGLAFIGIELTEFAHMIHEGATPQRSAFLSAFFTLVGTHGLHVSCGLIWLVTLMVQVQKFGLIEANRRRLMCLSMFWHFLDVVWIGVFTFVYLLGVLR; translated from the coding sequence ATGACTGTCGCTGTCAATCCCTCCCAAACCGGCGAGCCGGTCTTCTACGTCGCCGAGGAGCATCCGCATCCGGAAGGCTGGAGCACCTCGCTCGGCTTCTGGATCTACCTGATGAGCGACTGTCTCATCTTCGCGATCCTGTTCGCCACTTTCGGCGTGCTCGGCGGCAATTACGCCGCCGGCCCCGCGCCGAAGGACCTCTTCGACCTCAACCTGGTCGCGGTGAACACCTCGATGCTGCTGCTGTCGTCGATCACCTACGGCTTCGCCATGCTGACGATGCAGCAGAACAAGGTCGCGCAGACGCAGATCTGGCTGGCGATCACCGGCCTGTTCGGCCTCGCCTTCATCGGCATCGAGCTCACCGAGTTCGCCCACATGATCCATGAAGGCGCCACGCCGCAGCGCAGCGCCTTTCTGTCCGCGTTCTTCACCCTGGTCGGCACCCACGGCCTGCACGTCTCCTGCGGCCTGATCTGGCTGGTGACGCTGATGGTGCAGGTCCAGAAGTTCGGCCTGATCGAGGCCAACCGCCGTCGGCTGATGTGCCTGTCGATGTTCTGGCATTTCCTCGACGTGGTCTGGATCGGCGTCTTCACTTTCGTCTATCTCCTGGGAGTTCTGCGATGA
- the cyoD gene encoding cytochrome o ubiquinol oxidase subunit IV: protein MNTDTHAAGADHHHHGDSHAHGTFSTYMLGFVLSVVLTAIPFWLVMSGALPSKQITALVIMAFAVVQIVVHMIYFLHMNTTSENGWSMMALIFTIVMVVIALSGSLWVMSHLNSNMMPMHQMSGMK, encoded by the coding sequence ATGAACACCGATACTCATGCAGCTGGCGCCGACCATCATCACCACGGCGACAGCCACGCCCACGGCACGTTCTCGACTTATATGCTGGGCTTCGTGCTCTCGGTCGTGCTCACCGCGATCCCGTTCTGGCTGGTGATGAGCGGCGCGCTGCCGAGCAAGCAGATCACCGCCCTCGTCATCATGGCCTTCGCGGTCGTGCAGATCGTCGTGCACATGATCTACTTCCTGCACATGAACACGACGTCCGAGAACGGCTGGAGCATGATGGCGCTGATCTTCACCATCGTCATGGTGGTGATCGCGCTGTCGGGTTCGCTGTGGGTGATGAGCCACCTCAACAGCAACATGATGCCGATGCACCAGATGAGCGGAATGAAGTGA
- a CDS encoding SURF1 family protein, whose product MSEVRTVTSKAKGMRGHAARPSLWLTVLSLTAFVTLIALGVWQIERRAWKLALIDRVEQRVHAPAVPIPSPASWSAVSAANDEYRHVSVTGRFLHDRETLVQAVTEEGPGYWVLTPLLRDDGTQVLVNRGFVPTERRDASTRQSGNPGGQVEITGLLRMTEPKGGFLRNNVPQHNRWYSRDVAAIAAARSLHDVAPFFVDADAGSQIAGGPIGGLTVIRFPNNHLIYALTWFALAFMLAGRLFVTFGGGLFRRKRALKGFIHEPADGLDAAARRTGSDAGTIVEQA is encoded by the coding sequence GTGAGCGAGGTCAGGACCGTGACGAGCAAGGCAAAAGGGATGCGTGGCCATGCTGCGCGCCCCTCCCTGTGGCTCACGGTCCTCTCGCTCACGGCCTTCGTGACCCTGATCGCGCTCGGCGTCTGGCAGATCGAACGCCGCGCCTGGAAGCTGGCGCTGATCGACCGTGTCGAGCAGCGCGTTCATGCCCCGGCGGTACCGATCCCCTCGCCCGCTTCATGGTCCGCGGTCTCCGCCGCGAACGACGAATACAGGCATGTCAGCGTCACCGGCCGCTTCCTGCATGACCGCGAGACGCTGGTTCAGGCCGTCACCGAGGAGGGCCCGGGCTATTGGGTGCTGACGCCGCTTTTGCGCGACGACGGCACGCAGGTCCTGGTCAACCGCGGCTTCGTGCCCACGGAGCGTCGCGACGCATCGACCCGCCAAAGCGGCAATCCGGGTGGCCAAGTCGAGATCACCGGCCTGCTCCGCATGACGGAGCCCAAAGGCGGGTTCCTTCGAAACAACGTGCCCCAGCACAACCGCTGGTACTCGCGGGATGTCGCCGCGATCGCGGCGGCTCGCAGCCTCCACGATGTCGCGCCGTTCTTCGTCGATGCCGACGCCGGATCACAAATTGCCGGCGGTCCGATCGGCGGATTGACCGTGATCCGCTTTCCCAATAACCACCTGATCTACGCGCTGACGTGGTTTGCCCTGGCCTTCATGCTGGCTGGCAGACTTTTCGTCACATTCGGCGGCGGACTGTTCCGCCGCAAGAGAGCCTTGAAGGGCTTCATCCACGAACCGGCCGACGGCCTGGATGCCGCCGCGCGCAGGACGGGATCAGATGCTGGAACGATCGTCGAACAGGCCTGA
- a CDS encoding ATP-binding protein: MLERSSNRPDDGKTLSQTLAQGRLAVTLQSQADARSELIGAASTDDETNRKNMALLIQLRWTAVVGQIVTIGGVHFGLGIPLPLERMGAVIGALVLLNVSSLIWVRHRAAITNNELLVALMLDVAALTAQLYLSGGATNPFTSLFLLQVTLGAVLLDARSTWSLVALTCASFVWLTLAYRPLELPPNPLSETYTLTVAGMLLGFVLNAVLLVVFVTRINRNLRERDAHLAAFRQHAAEQDHIVRMGLLASGAAHELGTPLASLSVILSDWRRMPDLAADQELAEDLAEMETSLQRCKSIVTGILVSAGEARGEGSSPTTVTAFVTALVDEWRDARSARTLYFVNTFGTDVAIVSDIALKQVIFNVLDNAYEVSREWVELVAEREGDNLVLSISDRGPGFAPEMLAQLGKPYQSSKGRAGGGLGLFLVVNVVRKLGGTVTAENHRKRGATVRLTLPLATLAIGGNFDA; the protein is encoded by the coding sequence ATGCTGGAACGATCGTCGAACAGGCCTGACGACGGGAAGACGCTTTCCCAAACACTTGCTCAGGGCAGGCTGGCCGTCACGCTGCAATCGCAGGCGGATGCGCGCAGCGAGCTGATCGGTGCTGCGTCGACCGACGACGAGACCAATCGCAAGAACATGGCGCTGCTGATCCAGCTGCGCTGGACCGCGGTGGTCGGCCAGATCGTGACCATCGGCGGCGTGCATTTTGGGCTCGGCATTCCCCTTCCGTTGGAGCGGATGGGCGCGGTGATCGGCGCGCTGGTGCTGCTCAACGTCTCCAGCCTGATCTGGGTGCGCCATCGCGCCGCGATCACCAACAACGAGCTGCTGGTCGCCTTGATGCTTGATGTCGCCGCGCTGACCGCGCAGCTTTACCTCTCCGGCGGCGCCACCAATCCCTTCACCTCGCTGTTCCTGCTCCAGGTGACGCTCGGCGCGGTGCTGCTCGATGCCCGCTCGACCTGGTCGCTGGTCGCGCTGACCTGCGCGAGCTTCGTGTGGTTGACGCTGGCCTACCGCCCGCTGGAGCTGCCGCCCAACCCATTGAGCGAGACCTACACGCTCACAGTCGCCGGCATGCTGCTGGGCTTCGTGCTCAATGCCGTGCTGCTGGTCGTGTTCGTCACCCGCATCAATCGAAACCTGCGCGAGCGCGATGCGCATCTGGCGGCATTCCGCCAGCATGCCGCCGAGCAGGACCACATCGTGCGCATGGGCCTGCTCGCCTCCGGCGCGGCGCATGAACTCGGCACGCCGCTGGCCTCGCTTTCGGTGATCCTCAGCGATTGGCGCCGCATGCCGGATCTTGCCGCCGATCAGGAACTCGCCGAGGACCTCGCGGAGATGGAAACCTCGCTGCAACGCTGCAAGTCGATCGTCACGGGCATCCTGGTGTCGGCAGGCGAAGCGCGCGGCGAAGGCTCCTCGCCGACGACGGTGACGGCGTTCGTGACCGCGCTGGTCGACGAATGGCGTGACGCGCGCTCGGCGCGGACGCTCTACTTCGTCAATACGTTCGGCACGGACGTTGCGATCGTCTCCGACATCGCGTTGAAGCAGGTCATCTTCAACGTGCTCGACAACGCTTATGAGGTCTCGCGCGAATGGGTCGAGCTCGTGGCCGAGCGCGAGGGCGACAACCTCGTGCTGTCGATCAGCGATCGCGGCCCGGGCTTTGCGCCGGAGATGCTGGCGCAGCTCGGAAAGCCCTATCAGTCGAGCAAGGGCCGCGCCGGCGGCGGGCTCGGGCTGTTCCTGGTGGTGAACGTGGTCCGCAAGTTAGGGGGCACCGTGACCGCCGAGAATCACAGGAAGCGGGGCGCCACCGTGCGCCTGACGCTGCCGCTCGCAACGCTCGCGATCGGAGGGAATTTTGACGCCTGA
- a CDS encoding response regulator transcription factor encodes MTPDRSLIVVEDDAGFARTLKRSFERRGYDVVLAASIEEVRQVLEERSFGHAVVDLKLGGASGLACVELLHTHDPDMLIVVLTGFASISTAVEAIKLGACHYLAKPSNTDDIEAAFTKAEGNTEVALDARPTSIKTLEWERIHQTLIETDFNISEAARRLGMHRRTLARKLEKRPVK; translated from the coding sequence TTGACGCCTGACCGTTCGCTCATCGTCGTCGAGGACGACGCAGGCTTTGCGCGCACATTGAAGCGCTCGTTCGAACGCCGCGGCTATGATGTCGTGCTGGCCGCCTCGATCGAAGAGGTGCGGCAGGTGCTGGAAGAGCGTTCCTTCGGCCATGCCGTGGTCGACCTCAAGCTCGGCGGCGCCTCGGGCCTCGCCTGCGTCGAGCTGTTGCACACGCATGATCCGGACATGCTGATCGTGGTGCTCACCGGCTTTGCGAGCATCTCGACCGCCGTGGAGGCGATCAAGCTGGGAGCCTGCCACTATCTGGCGAAGCCGTCGAATACCGACGACATCGAAGCCGCCTTCACCAAGGCCGAAGGGAACACTGAGGTCGCGCTGGATGCGCGGCCGACCTCGATCAAGACGCTGGAATGGGAGCGTATCCACCAGACCCTGATCGAGACGGATTTCAACATCTCGGAGGCGGCGCGGCGGCTGGGGATGCACCGGCGCACGCTGGCGCGGAAGCTCGAGAAGCGGCCGGTGAAGTAG